The Exiguobacterium acetylicum genome includes a window with the following:
- a CDS encoding immunoglobulin-like domain-containing protein, which translates to MKVNIKNYFITTCLLAICSSIPTTAFAASDTVKPSISGATNTTVYLGASFNTLAGVTAKDNIDGNITKKIKVSGSVNVKKTGTYKLTYTVSDKAKNKRVVTRAVKVKKDTVNPSISGATNKTIYIGSSFNNLTGIVAKDNADGVITKNIKVSGKVNTKKTGTYKLIYTVLDKAKNKTTVTRTIIVKKDTTKPVISGASNKKIYVNSSFNALTGIIAKDNVDGNITQNIKVSGKVNTKKTGIYKLTYTVSDKAKNKTVVTRTITIIDNIKPIISGAKDVQINFGDKFNALTGVSASDNNDGNITSSIRITGSVNVNKAGTYVLTYKVSDKSGNVTSIKRKVTVIDKILPVFSGIKDIQINFGQEFNPLTGISASDNSDGDITSTIQVSGSVDVNKAGTYSLTYSVTDQSGNIVSTTRTVIVIDNIKPVISGATDVVAGLNTTFNPLEGVSVSDNNDGDLTEEIKTTGSVDTSVEGDYFVTYSVSDKSGNSMEIKRKVTVKKISVSAIEIANLNTMKTDKTQQLTATIYPSDATYQKVTWTSSNELIAKVDEDGLLTTLSEGTVTITAIADGITTSKTLIVSDQPNVSMNAYGSVIINNLIQGLSINLYNYEPKEQVFIEKIEIYENGSLFTSYSPEALQNSGIDTVINPYSNWGISINFRFGLWQNQSKVVVTVRTENDKLYKYTKDL; encoded by the coding sequence TTGAAGGTAAATATCAAAAATTATTTTATCACGACTTGTCTTTTGGCAATTTGTTCGTCTATTCCAACTACGGCATTTGCAGCTTCAGACACAGTTAAGCCGTCTATTTCCGGTGCGACGAATACAACGGTTTATCTTGGAGCTTCTTTTAATACTCTAGCTGGTGTCACTGCAAAAGATAACATTGATGGAAACATTACAAAAAAGATTAAAGTTTCCGGCTCGGTCAATGTCAAGAAAACCGGTACTTATAAACTGACGTACACTGTTTCGGATAAAGCGAAAAATAAAAGAGTCGTCACTCGTGCAGTCAAAGTGAAAAAAGATACTGTGAACCCCTCTATTTCCGGTGCTACTAATAAGACGATTTATATTGGTTCTTCTTTTAATAATTTGACTGGCATCGTCGCTAAAGATAATGCCGATGGAGTCATCACGAAAAACATTAAGGTTTCGGGTAAGGTGAACACTAAAAAAACTGGTACTTATAAGCTGATCTATACCGTTTTAGACAAGGCTAAAAATAAAACAACTGTTACTCGTACGATCATCGTAAAAAAAGATACTACCAAACCCGTAATTTCGGGTGCCTCCAATAAAAAAATCTATGTGAACTCTAGTTTCAATGCTTTGACTGGCATTATCGCAAAAGATAATGTCGACGGAAATATCACGCAAAATATCAAGGTTTCGGGTAAGGTGAACACTAAAAAAACTGGAATTTACAAGCTGACTTACACCGTGTCCGATAAGGCAAAAAACAAAACGGTTGTCACGCGTACGATTACAATCATTGATAATATTAAGCCGATAATTTCTGGCGCTAAAGATGTTCAAATTAACTTTGGAGATAAATTTAATGCTTTAACAGGTGTTTCTGCGTCTGACAACAATGATGGAAATATTACCTCATCCATTCGAATTACTGGTTCAGTTAATGTCAATAAAGCTGGAACATACGTTCTAACATATAAGGTTAGTGATAAATCCGGAAACGTTACTTCCATCAAACGTAAAGTAACAGTAATCGATAAAATCCTTCCTGTTTTTTCAGGAATCAAAGATATTCAAATCAATTTCGGTCAGGAATTTAATCCGTTAACAGGTATTTCCGCATCTGATAATAGCGATGGTGATATCACGTCAACCATTCAAGTTAGCGGTTCAGTTGATGTTAATAAAGCCGGAACGTATTCCTTAACATATTCCGTTACCGATCAATCTGGAAATATTGTTTCTACAACACGTACAGTGATTGTCATTGATAATATTAAACCCGTCATTTCCGGAGCAACGGATGTAGTGGCAGGTTTGAACACAACTTTTAATCCACTTGAAGGTGTCTCAGTTTCTGATAATAATGATGGAGACCTTACGGAGGAGATAAAAACGACTGGTTCGGTAGACACTTCAGTTGAAGGCGACTACTTTGTTACTTATAGTGTCTCAGACAAGTCGGGAAATAGCATGGAAATTAAACGTAAAGTCACGGTCAAAAAAATTTCAGTGTCCGCTATCGAGATTGCAAATCTTAACACTATGAAAACGGATAAAACACAACAGTTGACTGCTACCATCTACCCAAGCGATGCGACATATCAGAAAGTGACTTGGACTAGTTCAAATGAATTGATTGCTAAAGTGGATGAAGATGGTTTATTAACGACATTATCCGAGGGAACTGTTACCATTACCGCAATAGCTGACGGAATCACTACATCAAAAACACTCATCGTTTCCGATCAACCTAATGTATCTATGAACGCGTATGGCTCTGTCATTATCAACAATCTTATTCAAGGTTTATCCATTAATTTATACAACTACGAACCGAAGGAACAAGTATTTATCGAAAAAATTGAAATCTACGAGAATGGTTCTTTATTTACATCATACTCTCCGGAGGCCCTTCAAAATTCAGGAATCGATACAGTAATTAATCCCTATTCCAACTGGGGAATTAGCATCAATTTCAGATTTGGTCTTTGGCAAAATCAAAGCAAAGTCGTCGTAACAGTCAGAACTGAAAATGATAAATTATATAAATACACTAAAGATCTATAA